CGCATCGAACGTCTCGGTCAGCGTGCCGATCTGGTTGACCTTCACCAGGATCGCGTTCGCCGCCGACTCGTCGATGCCCCTGCCGAGCCGCTCCGGGTTGGTGACGAACAGGTCGTCGCCGACGATCTGCGTACGCCCGCCGATCGCCGCGGTGAGCGCCTGCCAGCCGGCCCAGTCCTCCTCGGACAGCGGGTCCTCAAGCGAGAGGATCGGGTACGCGTCGATCAGCCCCTGGTAGTACGCGGTCATCTGCTCCGCGGTACGCGCCTGGCCCTCGAACTGGTACGCGCCGTCGCGGTAGAACTCGGTGGCCGCCGCGTCGAGCGCGAACACCACGTCGCTGCCCAGCTCCAGCCCGGCCTTGCCCACGGCCTCGCCGATCAGGTCGAGCGCCGCGCGGTTGTTGTCCAGGTTCGGCGCGAAGCCGCCCTCGTCGCCGAGGCCGGTCGCGAGGCCGCGCGCCTTCAGCACCGACTTCAGCGCGTGGTACGTCTCCGCACCCCAGCGCACCGCCTCGGCGAACGTCTCCGCGCCGATCGGCGCGATCATGAACTCCTGGACGTCCACGTTGGAGTCGGCGTGCGCACCGCCGTTGAGGATGTTCATCATCGGCACCGGCAGCACGTGGGCGTTCGGGCCGCCGAGGTACCGGAAGAGCGGGAGCCCCGCGGACTCCGCCGCGGCGCGCGCGACGGCCAGCGACGAGCCGAGGATGGCGTTCGCGCCGAGCTGGGACTTGTCCGGCGTGCCGTCCAGGTCGATCATCGCCTGGTCGATCA
The Streptosporangiales bacterium genome window above contains:
- a CDS encoding phosphopyruvate hydratase, whose protein sequence is MASIGMMHAREILDSRGNPTVEVEVELDDGTVGRAAVPSGASTGQFEAVELRDGGDRYGGKGVEQAVAAVVDQILPEVIGFDADDQRLIDQAMIDLDGTPDKSQLGANAILGSSLAVARAAAESAGLPLFRYLGGPNAHVLPVPMMNILNGGAHADSNVDVQEFMIAPIGAETFAEAVRWGAETYHALKSVLKARGLATGLGDEGGFAPNLDNNRAALDLIGEAVGKAGLELGSDVVFALDAAATEFYRDGAYQFEGQARTAEQMTAYYQGLIDAYPILSLEDPLSEEDWAGWQALTAAIGGRTQIVGDDLFVTNPERLGRGIDESAANAILVKVNQIGTLTETFDAVSLATSHRFGAMMSHRSGETEDTTIADLAVATNCGQIKTGAPARSERVAKYNQLLRIEELLDDAARYAGQLTFHSYLEARA